From Ischnura elegans chromosome 13 unlocalized genomic scaffold, ioIscEleg1.1 SUPER_13_unloc_1, whole genome shotgun sequence, a single genomic window includes:
- the LOC124172046 gene encoding uncharacterized protein LOC124172046, with product MLNNNSNDQLYFQSNAQLQKWRAAIPRKDLVFEEHNVICELHFQDSDIIRWFETKLPDGTTHRIERNQPALVQDAVPSIFPNLPHYLSKNIRPRKPPTSRTVCHECVLGENYPGELLPSDNGVSSGDNNEAVENVPEASGLLLLANAAESREAASFGKLEFSRFINSLDSVKLPGLNWARALVGRNVVFVRIGHDFVTERSVIIPQDMRVKFIFRGLEVMVPGIERVTDVGDIGPMVMSVDGLRACPGVPNSERTSIGCLGFVPIDAKSGGERKRRAKMRCPPCTVGNMAANNG from the exons ATGCTGAACAATAATAGTAATGACCAGCTTTACTTTCAGAGCAATGCGCAGCTACAGAAATGGAGAGCGGCGATTCCGCGAAAAGACTTGGTCTTTGAGGAGCACAATGTGATTTGCGAGCTCCATTTTCAAGACTCTGACATAATCCGGTGGTTCGAAACGAAGTTGCCTGATGGTACCACCCACAGGATAGAGAGGAACCAGCCAGCTTTAGTTCAAGATGCGGTGCCATCTATTTTCCCCAATCTCCctcattatttatcaaaaaacaTTCGTCCTAGAAAACCACCCACGTCTAGGACGGTGTGCCATGAATGTGTCCTGGGAGAAAATTATCCGGGAGAACTGTTGCCTTCCGACAATGGTGTCTCCTCAGGAGACAATAATGAGGCAGTGGAGAACGTACCGGAAGCAAGCGGTCTTCTCCTACTAGCAAATGCGGCTGAGTCTCGGGAAGCTGCAAGTTTCGGAAAACTAGAATTTTCTCGCTTTATTAATTCCCTTGACTCTGTAAAACTGCCTGGATTAAATTGGGCTAGGGCTTTAGTTGGAAGGAATGTCGTGTTTGTCCGCATTGGCCATGACTTCGTTACAGAGAGAAGCGTGATAATACCACAGGACATGAGGGTTAAG TTCATATTCCGTGGTCTGGAAGTCATGGTTCCAGGGATAGAAAGAGTGACAGATGTCGGCGACATTGGGCCAATGGTCATGTCAGTAGATGGACTCAGGGCATGTCCTGGAGTGCCAAACAGTGAAAG AACATCTATTGGCTGCCTGGGTTTTGTTCCCATTGATGCCAAATCTGGCGGTGAGAGGAAAAGAAGGGCTAAAATGAGATGCCCACCCTGCACAGTCGGCAACATGGCGGCAAACAATGGATAG